One Paralysiella testudinis genomic window, CCTGGTATAAACAAGACCGCGATAGCACCACCCCGCCCAATGCCGCCAAGCAAGCCGCCCATAGCGCCTATGTGGGCAACCGCTTCAAGCCCGGCCAGGCACAGCGCACCGAAGTGGCACTGGCTTTTGGCCGCCACGACACCCTGCCCACCGACACCCCGCTGTTTTGGCAGCTGGTGGCCGACTTGCTGCTGCCCATGATTGCCCACACACAGGACGCCGCCTTGGAAACCGACGCATGACACCACACACCCTCAACCCGCTCACCCTGCCGCTGGCCGGCACCAGCCTGATTGAAGCCTCCGCCGGCACCGGCAAAACCTACAACATCGCCGCCCTGTTTGCCCGCTTGGTGTTGGTGGAACACATGCCGGTGGAGCGCATTTTGGTGGTTACCTTCACCAAAGCCGCCACCGCCGAGCTGAAAACCCGCCTGCGCACCCGCTTGGCCGAAGCGCTGGCCTATTTGCGCCAAGAGCCGGGTGCCGAGGCCAACACCGATGCGGTATTGCTGGCCATCATCCGCGCCGCGCAACAGCAAGAAAGCGATGCACGGCTGATTTTGCGGCTTCAGGCAGCCTTAAACCAGTTTGACGGCGCCGCCATCCACACCATCCACGGCTTTTGCCAGCGCGTGCTCACCGACTACGCCTTTTTGTGCAACACCCCCTTCGACACCGAAACCGCCGAGGCCGACCCCGCCTTGCTCCTCACACTGGCGCAAGACTTCTGGCGCAGCCACATCAGCCACCACCCGCTGTACGCACCACTGGCCGCCACCAGAGGCCTAATCCCGCAGCAATGGCTGAGCGAGCTGGGCTCGTGGTTGAGCCGCAGTGATATTGTATTCAGGCAGCCTGAAAGCCACGATTTGGTGCAAGCACAACAACAGCTGGCCGCCTGCTGGCAAACCCTGTGTCGGCAAGCCGAAACCATAGAAAATTTATTTTGGCCGCTAAAAGCCGCCAAACTCAATGGCACCAGTTTTCAAGACCGAACATTCCAGCCGTTTTTCAGCGAACTGCTGGCCGCCGTGGCCGCCGATAATCCTTATTATCCGTTTAGCAAAGCCGACAAATTCGCCTGCTTTCACGCCGATTTTCTGCACGACAAAACCAAAAAAAACCAACAGCTCAGCGAAGCCGAAGTGGCGATACTGGCGCCGCTGGCCGATTTCGGCACGGCACTGGCCGAGCTGGCCGCCGCCGAAAACAGCACCGTACTGCAATGGCAATACCAAGCGTTTGTGCACATTCGCCAGCAGCTGCAAAACCACAAACAAAACAGCCGCCAACGTAGCTTCGACGACCTGCTCGCCGACGTGGCCACCGCCTTAGGCAGCGGCAACCCGCAAGCCACCGCACTGGCGCAGGCATTGGCCGCCAACTGGCACATCGCCCTGATTGACGAATTCCAAGACACCGACCCCTTGCAATACGCCATTTTCAAAACCGCCTTTGCCGACCAAGGCCGCCCGCTCTTGATGGTGGGCGACCCCAAGCAAGCCATCTACCGCTTTCGCGGCGCCGACATCCACGCCTATCTGCAAGCCGCCGCCGACACCTCGCCCGCCCAGCGCTACACCCTGCAAACCAACTACCGCAGCCACCGCGCCTTAGTCAACGGCATCGGCCATTTATTTAGCGGCAAACAACGCCCGTTTGTGCTGGACGGCATTCCCTATACCCCCGTGGCCGCCGAACGTGCCGACAGCCAGCTCGCCCCCGCCGCCGCCGCCATCCACATCCGCTGGCTACACGAGCACAGCGATGTTGATGCCAACGGCAAAGAAACCCTGCCCAATAAAGACCAACTGCGCCAACGCGCCGCCAATTGGTGTGCCGACGAAATCGCCGCCGCCATCGGCCAAGGGCTTTCAGGCAGCCTCAAGCTCAAACAGCAGCCGCTGCAAGCGGGCGACATCGCCGTGCTGGTGGAAACCCACAACCAAGGCGAAATGGTGGCCGCCAGCTTAAAACAGCGCGGCGTGCAAAGCGTATCGCTGGGCAACCACAGCGTATTTGCCACCGAAGAAGCGCTGGCCATGGCCGCCTTGCTGGCGTTTTGGCTGCACCCGCAGCAAACCGCCACTCTGCGCTTTGTGCTGGCCGGGCCTTTGTTTTGCCGCAACGGCGCCGAACTACAAGCACTCAACAGCAACGAAGCGGCGTTGAGCCAATGGATAAGCTGGGCAGAAACCGCACGCGAACACTGGCAGCAACACGGCATCTACGCCGCCTTGCAGCAGTTTTCCCGCCACAGCAGCTTGGAAACCGGCCTGTTGCAACGTCGCCAAGAGCGCAGTCTCACCAACTTCTGGCAATTGGGCGAACTCTTGGCCGCTGCCGAAGCCGACAGCCCCGCGCCTGCCGCCTTGCAACAATGGCTGCAACACCAAATCGGCAATCCTAATCAACAACACGGCGAAGCACAGCAGCTGCGGCTGGAAAGCGACGATGCACTGGTAAAAATCGTCACCATGCACGCCGCCAAAGGGCTGGAATACCCGCTGGTGTATTGCCCTTTTGTGTGGGACGGCAAAGACCAACAGCGCCGCGACTGGGCGCTGCTGCACCGCGACAAGCAACACGAGCTGGTGCATCAAAGCCTGCTCAGCGAAGAAGACAGCCACACCATCGTAAACGACCACATGGGCGAGCTGCTGCGCCTGTATTATGTGGCGCTTACCCGAGCGCGCGAACAATTGGTGCTCTACGCCGCCGCCTGCCGCAACACCGCCGACAACCCATTCGGCTACCTCTTGGCCGGCAGCCCCGAAAGCAGCGTGGCCGACACCCGTGCGCTGTGGCACAACGGCTATAAAAACAGCCCCGTCAGCAGCCTCAAAGCCCTGTGGCAACAATGCCTGGCCGCCGCACCCGCCAGCAGCGCCTTTGCCTGGCACGAAGGCGCACCCGCACCCGCACAAGTAGCACCCGCCGCCGCGCCGGCCACACCTTACCAAGCGCTCAGGCTGCCTGAAAGGCCGTTTCAATACATCCGCCACACCAGCTTTACCGCGCTCAGCCGCCACAGCCACGGCCAAAATAACGAAGCACAAACCCCGCAATTGGACGCCGCCGAAACCGCCACCGCGCCGCACATCGAGCAAACGCCCGAAACCGCCATACTCGGCTTTGCCCGCGGCATGAATGCAGGCGTGTGCCTGCATGCCTTGCTGGAAAACACCGACTTCGCCCGCCCCGCAGCCGAGCAACAAGCGCTTTACGCGCCCTTATTGGCACAGTACGGCTTTGCCGACACGCCGGTAGACAGCCTATTGCCAATGATAGACGCCGTGCGCCATGCGCCCTTGTGGCCGGGCAGCAGCTTGGCCGGCATTCCCGCCGCGCAAAGGCTGCCTGAAATGGGCTTTGTGCTGCACATGCACGACTTCGCCCTGCCGCGCCTGCGCCACTGGTTTGCCCAGCCGCACATCGGCCTGCCCGCCGCCTGTGTACAAGCCGCCGCCCGCCTTGACTTTGCCACCGTAAACGGCTTTCTCAACGGCTTTATCGACATGAGCTGCCAAGACCAGCAAGGCCGCGTGGCGGTAATCGACTACAAATCCAATTACTTGGGCGCCCGCTTGGCCAACTACCACCCCGACGCCATGCACCAGGCCATGGCCGAACACCACTATTATTTGCAGGCACTGATTTACGCCATCGCCGTGGCGCGCTTCCTCCACGCCCGCCACGCCCTGCCCGACAGCATCGCCATCCGCTACCTGTTTTTACGCGGCCTAAACGAAAACAACCACCACGGCATCTGGCACTGGGACATCGCCACCGCCGACTTGGCCGATTGGCTACCGCCCAAAGAATAGGCTGCCTGAAAGGGTTTCAGGCAGCCTTATTGCACCCTATATTAACCACCCAATATCACAATATAATAAATAAATATTATAATTAAATAAAATTCAATAGCCAAAATAAAGTAGGCAATTTAAAAATCCAATCATCTGTTTCTATTTATCTTTTCCAAAAAAAGCTACACTGTGTCCAGCTGTTCCCCTGCTTGTATCTCAATAAGCCGATACCCAAAACCAACTACCAAGGAACCCCCATGAGCCAAGACATCAAAAAATGCCCGGTTACCCACCTCACCACCGATTTCGGTGCGCCCGTGGTCGACAACCAAAACAGCCTCACCGCCGGTGCCCGCGGCCCCTTGCTGGCGCAAGACTTGTGGCTAAACGAGAAACTGGCCAACTTTGTGCGTGAAGTAATCCCCGAGCGCCGTATGCACGCCAAAGGCTCCGGCGCTTTCGGCACCTTCACCGTTACCCACGACATCACCCAATACACCCGTGCCGCCATCTTTAGCCAGGTTGGCAAAAAAACCGATATGTTCGCCCGCTTCACCACTGTGGCCGGCGAGCGCGGTGCGGCCGATGCCGAGCGCGACATCCGTGGCTTTGCCCTGAAGTTCTACACCGAAGAAGGCAATTGGGACATGGTGGGCAACAACACCCCCGTGTTTTTCCTGCGCGACCCGCGTAAATTCCCCGATCTGAACAAAGCCGTAAAACGCGACCCGCACACCAATATGCGCAGCGCCACCAACAACTGGGATTTCTGGACCCTACTGCCCGAAGCCTTCCACCAAGTCACCATCGTGATGAGCGACCGCGGCCTGCCCGCCAGCTACCGCCACATGCACGGCTTTGGCTCGCACACCTACAGCTTTATCAACGCCGCCAACGAACGCTTCTGGGTGAAATTCCACTTCCGCACCCAGCAAGGCATTAAAAACCTCACCGATGCAGAAGCCGAAACCTTGGTGGGCAAAGACCGCGAAAGCCACCAGCGCGACCTCTTCGATGCCATTGAGCGCGGCGACTTCCCCAAGTGGAAAATGTACGTGCAAATCATGCCCGAAGCCGACGCCGAAAAAGTGCCTTACCATCCCTTCGACCTCACCAAAGTGTGGCCCAAAGGCGATTACCCACTGATTGAAGTGGGCGAATTCGAGCTCAACAAAAACCCGGAAAACTTCTTCCTCGACGTCGAACAATCCGCCTTCGCCCCCAGCAATGTCGTACCCGGCATCAGCGTATCGCCCGACCGCATGCTGCAAGCGCGCCTGTTTAACTATGCCGACGCCCAACGCTACCGCTTAGGTGTGAACCACCACCAGATCCCGGTGAATGCCGCCCGCTGCCCCGTACACAGCAACCACCGCGACGGCCAAGGCCGCGTAGACGCCAACTACGGCAGCAAGCCGCACTACGAGCCCAACAGCTTCGGCCAATGGCAGCAACAAGCTCAATATGCCGAGCCGCCGCTGAAAATCAATGGCGACGCCGCCCACTGGGACTACCGCGAAGACGACAGCGACTACTTCAGCCAACCGCGCGCCTTGTTTAAACTGATGAGCCCCGAACAACAGCAAGTGCTGTTCGACAACACCGCCCGCGGCATGGGCGATGCACTGGATTTCATCAAATACCGCCACATCCGCAACTGCTACGCTTGCGACCCGGCCTACGGCGAAGGCGTGGCCAAAGCACTCGGCCTCACCGTAGCCGACGCCCAAGCCGCCCGCGCCACCGACCCGGCCCAAGGCCAACCCGGTTTGCTGTAAACCCAAAATGGCACCAACAAGCACATAAGACTGCCTGAAAAAACCACCCTGCAAAAACAGGGTGGTTTTTTATCTATTCAATTCAAAAATATAGCAAAGAAACTAATACCAATTCGAAAAAATAAGATAACAAGGCGGCGAGCCGAAGACAGTACATCTAGTACGAAACAGAGTTTGTTGGCGCTTTAGCGCCTTACAAAGTCGTTCGCTTTGCGCTAAGGCGAGCCAACGCAGTTAGGTTATTTTTTCGAATTGGTATAAATAATCCTACGGCAAGGCAAGCTAACGCCGTAACACTTTAACTCTATATCTCTATATAATGATGATGCAGAGCAAACCCGCACGGTGATTGCCGATGCATCACATGTCTGTTTAAAATCACATATAAATCAAACATAAAAAACCCGATGCTTGGGCATCGGGTTTTATCATCATGCAAAGACTTATTCGGCTGCGGGTGTTGGCTGGCGCTCTTGCTGCAGGCTTACCGCACGCGCCGGTACGATGGTGGAAATGGCGTGTTTGTAAACCATTTGCGTTACCGATGTATTGCGCAACAGCACCACATATTGATCAAAAGACTCCACTTGACCTTGCAATTTAATGCCGTTTACCAAGTAAATCGACACCGGCACATGCTCTTTGCGCAGTGCGTTTAAAAAAGGATCTTGTAACATTTGTCCTTTAGCGGTCATTTGCATACTCCGTTTTTATGATTATAAGGTATTCTTCATGGCGGCCTAGGCAGCAAATACAGGCAATGCCGAAACCACAGGCCGCAAACAGCACAAATGCTAACACATTAGCGTGCTTTTGTTTTCTTTACGCTGACTTTATTTTTGTGTTTTACCCGCTTTTTCGCTTCTTTATGTTCTTCGCGCTTGGCAATGCGGTTGCTCAGCTTCACGCGGCGCAAAGGCTGCTTGGGTTTGGCTTCGCCGCTGTCTTCATAGGGGTTATTGCCCACATTGTATTGAATGCGCAAAGGTGTGCCTTGCAGATTGAAGGCTTTGCGGAAGGTTTGGGTTAAATAGCGGGTGTAGGCATCGGAAATGTGCTGCAAAGCATTGCCGTGAATCACAATCACCGGCGGATTCATGCCGCCTTGGTGGGCATAGCGCATTTTCGGTCGTACCAAACCCGCGCGGGGCGGCTGTTGGCGCTCGATGGCACTTTGCAACACGCGGGTGATTTTGGGCGTGGGCATTTTAATCATCGCCGCATCATAGGCTGCCTGAATGGATTCAAACAGGCCGTCGATGCCGCGCTCTTTCAAGGCCGAAATATAGTGGAATTTGGCAAATTCCAAAAAATACAGCTTGCGGGCAATATCGCGCTTCACTTGCTCGCGCCGCTCCTCACTGATGCCGTCCCATTTGTTGACCGCCACTACCAAGGCGCGCCCGGCTTCCAGTGCAAAGCCGGCAATGGTGGCGTCTTGGTCGGCAATGTCTTGTTGTGCATCGAGCACCAATACCGCCACATTGGCCGCTTCAATCGCCTGCATGGCTTTAATCACCGAAAACTTCTCCACCGCCTCTTCCACTTTGCCGCGACGGCGCACGCCGGCGGTGTCAATGATGGTAAAAGGTTTACCACCGCGTTCAAAATCGATGTGAATGCTGTCACGGGTGGTGCCGGCCATATCAAAGGCAATTACCCGCTCTTCGCCCAAAATGGCGTTTACCAGCGTGGATTTGCCCACATTGGGGCGGCCAATCACCGCAAATACGGGGTGCTTGGGGGTGGCACTTTCTTCTTCGGCATCGGGGAAATGCTCAAGCACGGTTTCAATCAAGTCGTAAACGCCGTCGCCGTGGGCGCCGGAAATCACCAGCGGCTCACCCAAGCCCAGCTCGAAAAACTCCGCCGCCAGCACGGCGCGATTGGCGCCTTCACCTTTGTTCACCGCCAGCAGCACCGGGCGCGGGCTTTGGCGCAGGCGGTTGGCGATAATTTGGTCTTGCGGGGTGAGGCCGTTGCGCCCGTCCACCAAAAACACCACCGCATCGGCTTCGTCTACCGCCTGCAAGGTGTGTTTGGCCATTTCATACAAAATGCCGCTGTCTACCACCGGCTCGAAACCGCCGGTGTCCACCACCAGATAAGGCTTGCTGCCCATGCGCCCGTGGCCGTAGTGGCGGTCGCGGGTGAGGCCTGGCAAGTCGGCCACCAGGGCGTCTTTGCTGCGGGTGAGGCGGTTGAACAAAGTGGATTTGCCCACATTGGGGCGACCCACCAAGGCGATGGTTGGTTTCATGATTGGGTTTTCTCTTTCAGGCAGCCTATTTAAGTGTATCCATAGGCTGCGTGTGGGTTTAATGCATTGATATTGGGGTTAGCGCAATATCAAATATTTGTAGTGTTTAGGTCGGATTCTTGAATCCGACGCTTGTTCAAGGAATAAGATGATGTTGTTTTGGCCTATTCGGCCAAATGTCGGATTCAAGAATCCGACCTACGCCAACTGCGTGTGGGTTTAATGCGTTTATGTTGTCTGTATTTCAATAGCAATACAAAATCGGATGCGCCTTGGCGTATTAGGTTTAATCCGGCTTTAAGGCCGATGCACCAAGGCGCATTCTATGCAGCGATTATCGATAGCAATTAAAAACAGTTTGGCTTGTGCGGCACATTAAGTTGTGCGCACAAGCCTATGGTGTTGCTTTCAGGCAGCCTCTTCAGGCTAGGGTTTGTTTACATTTCATCAATGTAAACAGCCCCTAATCAGCTCAGCGGATCGGCCTTCATTTGCAGCAATTCACGTTGCGGCGCATCTTCTGGCAATAATTTCAAAGCTGCTGCATAGGCGGCGGCGGCCTCTTTGGGCTTGCCTTGTGCCACCAGTACATCGCCACGGGTTTCCAGCAGCACCGGCTTAAGATCGTCGCTCACTTTGGCGTCCAGCGCTTTTAGGGCGTCGTCGTATTTTTGCTGCTGCAAATACACCACGGCTAATCGTTGTGCAGTAATGGCTTGCAGCAATTCGTCTTTTTGCCGTTTCTGCACCCATTGCAAATGCTTGGCGGCATCATCGTATTTGGCGGCGTCAAAATCGGTGCCGGCCATCAGTAAAGTGGCTTGGGCGGCGGGCAAGGTGTTGCCAAAGTCTTGCTGTAAGGTGAGCAAAGCTTGTTTGGCCGCCGCTTCATTGTGCGCACGCGATTGGTTGATAAAGGTTTCAAACACCACCGAGGCTTTGTCGTTCTGTTCGCGTTGATGGCCTTGATACAGCACCCAGCCTAAATAACCTGCCGCCGCCAGCAGCAACACGTAAAATGCCCAGCGGCCATATTTGCGCCAAAAGTGTTTGAAGTTTTCAATTTCTTCTTGGTCTTGGAAATCGTTTACAGCCATTTATGCATTCATCCATTGTTGTAATTGGGTTAATAAGGCATCGGCCGCCACCGTGGTTTGCGGGTGCTGGCCATGCAAGTCTTTTAGGGTTACGGTGCCGGCGGCCAATTCGTCGGGCGCCACAATCAGCGCGAAACGGGTGCCGGCGGCATCGGCTTTTTTCATTTGTGCTTTCAGGCTGTGGCTGCCTGAATGCTGCAATACGTTTATCCCGGCGCTGCGCAATTGTTGGGCATGGCGCATCACCTGCAAGGCGGCACCTTCGCCTTGGTGCATGGCATACACATCGGCCGCATCATCGGCGGCCAAGCTGCCGTATTCTTGCACCAGCAGCAACAAACGCTCAATACCCATGGCAAAGCCGATGCACGGTGCGGCTTTGCCGCCCAGCTCTTCCATCAGGCCGTCATAGCGGCCGCCACCGCACACCGTGGCTTGGGCGCCCAGTTTGTCGGTGGTCCATTCAAATACGGTGAGGTTGTAGTAGTCCAAGCCGCGCACCAAACGCGGATTCTCGGTGTAGGCAATGCCCAAGCCATCCAGCAGCGCCTTGAGTTGATGGTAATGCGCCAACGATGCTTCGCCGAGAAAATCCAACAGACGCGGTGCTTGATTGGCCATTTCCTGCAACGCCGGGTTTTTGGTATCCAGCACCCGCAAAGGATTGGTGTGCAGGCGGCGTTGGCTATCTTCATCCAGCAAATCTTGATGCTGCTGCAAGTAGGCCACCAAGGCTGCACGGTGGGCGGCGCGTTCATCGCGGTTACCCAAGCAGTTCAGTTCCAGCGTTAGGTGTTCGGTAATGCCCAATTCGCGCCACAAATCGGCGCTCATGGCGATGATTTCGGCATCCACATCCGGGCCTTCAAAACCCAAGGCTTCCACGCCCACTTGGTGAAACTGGCGGTAGCGCCCTTTTTGCGGCCGCTCGCGGCGGAACATCGGCCCCATATACCACAGCTTTTGCGGGCTGTTGTAGAGCAGATTATGCTCCACCACCGCACGCAGGCAAGAGGCGGTGCCTTCTGGGCGCAAGCTTAGGCTTAAATTGTCGTTGCCATCGGCAAAGGTGTACATTTCCTTGCCCACCACATCGGTGTCTTCGCCGATGGAGCGCACAAACAGGCCGGTTTGCTCCACAATCGGGGTGCGGATTTGGCGGTAGCCGAAACGTCGTGTCCAGCGGCTTACTGCATCTTCAAATGCCTGCCAAAAGGCGGCGGTGAGTTTAAAGTCTTTTTGCGCCTGCGGCAGCAAATCGTTCATGCCTTTAACGGCTTGGATTTTTTGGCTCATAATTGATACTGTATTGTTCTGTTTTTTTGGTTTTTGGCGATGCCATGATGGAATGAATATTTTGCAGCTTTAGGCTTTTTTATCGCTATCGGCCACCACAAATTGGCGCAATAAATGCTGCGCTAATGCCAGAAATTGTTTGTATTTTTCCGACTGCTCGATTTTGTCGTGCCCCAAGTCGATTTCCAGCAACACGCCTGCTTTATTGCCGTAGAGCACCACGTTTTCAATTTGAAAACCGCCTGCGTCTGCCAGCGGCACAATAAAGGCCTGCACCATTTCACCGCTGGCCAAGTTTTGCATAATCAGGCTTTTTTTAACTTGCGGCTCTAAGTCGGCAAACACCATTTGAAACGGATTGGTGGTGGCGCTCACCACGCCGTTGTAGCTATAAATAAACACGCGATGGGCAATTTCGGGATTGTTAACCAAATACAAATCCAGCAAATGAGCACGCAAATCAGTGGCTTTATCGGCCATCGCTTTCCCCTTTTAGATGATGTGGTTCCAAATCTGTTTTTATATGCCTTGGCATCGTGCCAGCAAAGCTTGTTTGGCCTGCGGCCACTGCGCCCTACTCATACTGTACACCACTGTGTCGCGGATGCTGCCGTCGCGGCGCAGGGCATTACCACGGATGATGCCGTCTTTGTGCGCACCCAAGCGCTCAATCGCCGCTTGCGAGCGGGTATTCTCAATATCGGTGCGCCAGCCCACGGTTTGCGCCTGCAAGGCTTCAAAGGCGTGGCACAACAGCATCAGCTTGCAAGTGCTGTTCAAGGCGGTGCGCCAATGGCTTTGCGCATACCAAGTATAGCCAATCTCCAGCCGCCGCACGGCCGGCAGAATATCGTGATAGCTGGTGCTGCCCAGCACGTGGCCGCTGGCTTCATCTATCACTGCAAAGGCCAACCGATCAGCCGTATGCAGCGCGGTTTCGATATAGGCGGCGGTGTTTTCCGGCTCCGGCACCGAAGTCACGCGCAAACGCCATAAGGCGCCATCGGCAGCGGCGGCCTGCAAACCGGCGGTGTGTTGCAAACCCAGCGGCTCTAAACGGATGCCGTTCAGGCGCAAAACCGTGTTGCCTACCCAATTATCCATCAGGATTTTCCTTTTTCAGGCAGCCTTGTGGTTTGGCATGGCTTAATCGGCGGGATGGTGAATCGGAATCACTTTCTGTGCGCGCCGCTTCGCGCCGCCTTCGCCATAATTGGCGGCCACATAGTTTTCCACCAAAGCCAGAAATTCGGCGGCCATATTGTCGCCTTTCAGCGTCACCGCCCGCTCGCCGTCCACATACACCGGTGCCACCGGGGTTTCGCCGGTGCCGGGCAAGGAAATGCCGATGTCGGCCAGCTTGCTTTCACCCGGGCCGTTGACCACGCAGCCCATCACCGCCACATTCAGGTTTTCCACACCCGGATATTGCAAACGCCATACCGGCATTTGGGTGCGCAAATAATGCTGGATGTCGCGCGCCAGCTCCTGAAATACGGTGCTGGTGGTGCGCCCGCAGCCGGGGCAAGCGGTAACCAAGGGCGTAAACGAGCGCAAGCCCATGGTTTGCAGCAATTCTTGCGCCACCACCACTTCTTGCGTGCGCGAAGCGCCCGGCTCTGGCGTGAGCGAAATGCGGATGGTGTCGCCAATGCCTTCTTGCAACAGCACTGCCAGCGCCGCGCTGGAAGCCACAATGCCTTTGCTGCCCATGCCCGCTTCGGTCAAACCCAGATGCAGCGGATAGCGGCAGCGGCTGCCCAAATCGCGGTAAACCTCAATCAAATCCTGCACCGCACTCACTTTGCACGACAGGATGATTTTGTTTTCAGGCAGCCCCAAATCACGGGCTTTTTGTGCCGACTCCAGTGCCGACACAATCAAGGCTTCTTTCATCACCACTTCGGGCGGCTGCGGCTCGGCCAACGCCAAATTGGCGTCCATCATGCGCTTGGCCAGGCTTTGATCCAAGGAGCCCCAATTCACGCCAATGCGCACCGCTTTATTGTGCTCGGCGGCGGTGCGGATCATATAGGCAAATTTCTCATCGCCTTTGGCACCTTTTCCCACATTGCCTGGATTGATGCGGTATTTCGACAAAGCACGGGCGCAATCGGGAAACTCTTGTAGCAGCCGCTCGCCGTTGAAATGAAAGTCGCCCACCAAAGGCGTGTTGCAGCCCATATCGTTAAGACGGCTGCGGATTTCGGCCACTTTGGCCGCCGCTTCCGGGCTGTTTACGGTGATGCGCACCATTTCCGAACCAGCATCGGCCAATTGCTTCACTTGCTCGGCAGTGCCCACAGCATCGGCAGTGTCGGTGTTGGTCATCGACTGCACCAACACCGGCGCATCCGAGCCCACATTTAAATGGTCGATTTGAACTTGATGGGTGCTGCGGCGCACAACAGGTTTACTCATTATTGCCGCCCACGTTTAAGGTTGCGGTTTTATTGTTGATATGGCTTTGCAAAGGAATGTCGGTACCGCCCATGTTCACTTGCGCGCCCAAGGCATAGCCGATGCGCACCTGATACGGCGCGCCATTATCAAAACGGTGTTCGCTGCCGGCCGGCACAATCTGGCTAATCAATACTTCACCTTTTTGATTAACCACATGCAGCAACGAGCGGTAGCGCACGGTAATCACCAAGGTTTGCGCGCCCACATTGGCTGCCGGCGCGCTGGCCGTTGTCGGCGCACTGGCGGCCGCCATGCCACTGGCAGCGCTGCCGCTGGCCATATTGGCCGGGGTCATCGGAATCACCGACACATTATTGGCATCCACGCCGGGCATGGCAATCGGGTTGGCCACCACTTGGCTGGCCGACTCGGTTTGACGCAGATTATCGGCACTGGACTTGCTTTGCCAGGCATAAATGGCCGCACCCAGCGCCGCCAACACCACCACACCGAATACCCAGCGCGGAAACGGCTTTTTCGCCTTCATACCACGGTAATCCATGGTGGATTTGGTCATCACCGGGGCTGCCTGAACCGCAGCGGCGCTGGCCGGGAAAATGGCCTTCATCTGTTCATTCAACTGTGCTTCGTCTAAGCCGAGCAAGCGCGCATAACTGCGCAAAAAACCTTTCACAAACACCGGCTCCGGCAAGTTTTCATACACACCG contains:
- the recB gene encoding exodeoxyribonuclease V subunit beta, with the protein product MTPHTLNPLTLPLAGTSLIEASAGTGKTYNIAALFARLVLVEHMPVERILVVTFTKAATAELKTRLRTRLAEALAYLRQEPGAEANTDAVLLAIIRAAQQQESDARLILRLQAALNQFDGAAIHTIHGFCQRVLTDYAFLCNTPFDTETAEADPALLLTLAQDFWRSHISHHPLYAPLAATRGLIPQQWLSELGSWLSRSDIVFRQPESHDLVQAQQQLAACWQTLCRQAETIENLFWPLKAAKLNGTSFQDRTFQPFFSELLAAVAADNPYYPFSKADKFACFHADFLHDKTKKNQQLSEAEVAILAPLADFGTALAELAAAENSTVLQWQYQAFVHIRQQLQNHKQNSRQRSFDDLLADVATALGSGNPQATALAQALAANWHIALIDEFQDTDPLQYAIFKTAFADQGRPLLMVGDPKQAIYRFRGADIHAYLQAAADTSPAQRYTLQTNYRSHRALVNGIGHLFSGKQRPFVLDGIPYTPVAAERADSQLAPAAAAIHIRWLHEHSDVDANGKETLPNKDQLRQRAANWCADEIAAAIGQGLSGSLKLKQQPLQAGDIAVLVETHNQGEMVAASLKQRGVQSVSLGNHSVFATEEALAMAALLAFWLHPQQTATLRFVLAGPLFCRNGAELQALNSNEAALSQWISWAETAREHWQQHGIYAALQQFSRHSSLETGLLQRRQERSLTNFWQLGELLAAAEADSPAPAALQQWLQHQIGNPNQQHGEAQQLRLESDDALVKIVTMHAAKGLEYPLVYCPFVWDGKDQQRRDWALLHRDKQHELVHQSLLSEEDSHTIVNDHMGELLRLYYVALTRAREQLVLYAAACRNTADNPFGYLLAGSPESSVADTRALWHNGYKNSPVSSLKALWQQCLAAAPASSAFAWHEGAPAPAQVAPAAAPATPYQALRLPERPFQYIRHTSFTALSRHSHGQNNEAQTPQLDAAETATAPHIEQTPETAILGFARGMNAGVCLHALLENTDFARPAAEQQALYAPLLAQYGFADTPVDSLLPMIDAVRHAPLWPGSSLAGIPAAQRLPEMGFVLHMHDFALPRLRHWFAQPHIGLPAACVQAAARLDFATVNGFLNGFIDMSCQDQQGRVAVIDYKSNYLGARLANYHPDAMHQAMAEHHYYLQALIYAIAVARFLHARHALPDSIAIRYLFLRGLNENNHHGIWHWDIATADLADWLPPKE
- a CDS encoding catalase, giving the protein MSQDIKKCPVTHLTTDFGAPVVDNQNSLTAGARGPLLAQDLWLNEKLANFVREVIPERRMHAKGSGAFGTFTVTHDITQYTRAAIFSQVGKKTDMFARFTTVAGERGAADAERDIRGFALKFYTEEGNWDMVGNNTPVFFLRDPRKFPDLNKAVKRDPHTNMRSATNNWDFWTLLPEAFHQVTIVMSDRGLPASYRHMHGFGSHTYSFINAANERFWVKFHFRTQQGIKNLTDAEAETLVGKDRESHQRDLFDAIERGDFPKWKMYVQIMPEADAEKVPYHPFDLTKVWPKGDYPLIEVGEFELNKNPENFFLDVEQSAFAPSNVVPGISVSPDRMLQARLFNYADAQRYRLGVNHHQIPVNAARCPVHSNHRDGQGRVDANYGSKPHYEPNSFGQWQQQAQYAEPPLKINGDAAHWDYREDDSDYFSQPRALFKLMSPEQQQVLFDNTARGMGDALDFIKYRHIRNCYACDPAYGEGVAKALGLTVADAQAARATDPAQGQPGLL
- a CDS encoding YfgM family protein, yielding MAVNDFQDQEEIENFKHFWRKYGRWAFYVLLLAAAGYLGWVLYQGHQREQNDKASVVFETFINQSRAHNEAAAKQALLTLQQDFGNTLPAAQATLLMAGTDFDAAKYDDAAKHLQWVQKRQKDELLQAITAQRLAVVYLQQQKYDDALKALDAKVSDDLKPVLLETRGDVLVAQGKPKEAAAAYAAALKLLPEDAPQRELLQMKADPLS
- the hfq gene encoding RNA chaperone Hfq, with amino-acid sequence MTAKGQMLQDPFLNALRKEHVPVSIYLVNGIKLQGQVESFDQYVVLLRNTSVTQMVYKHAISTIVPARAVSLQQERQPTPAAE
- the der gene encoding ribosome biogenesis GTPase Der, which translates into the protein MKPTIALVGRPNVGKSTLFNRLTRSKDALVADLPGLTRDRHYGHGRMGSKPYLVVDTGGFEPVVDSGILYEMAKHTLQAVDEADAVVFLVDGRNGLTPQDQIIANRLRQSPRPVLLAVNKGEGANRAVLAAEFFELGLGEPLVISGAHGDGVYDLIETVLEHFPDAEEESATPKHPVFAVIGRPNVGKSTLVNAILGEERVIAFDMAGTTRDSIHIDFERGGKPFTIIDTAGVRRRGKVEEAVEKFSVIKAMQAIEAANVAVLVLDAQQDIADQDATIAGFALEAGRALVVAVNKWDGISEERREQVKRDIARKLYFLEFAKFHYISALKERGIDGLFESIQAAYDAAMIKMPTPKITRVLQSAIERQQPPRAGLVRPKMRYAHQGGMNPPVIVIHGNALQHISDAYTRYLTQTFRKAFNLQGTPLRIQYNVGNNPYEDSGEAKPKQPLRRVKLSNRIAKREEHKEAKKRVKHKNKVSVKKTKAR